Proteins co-encoded in one Ponticoccus alexandrii genomic window:
- a CDS encoding mannitol dehydrogenase family protein, with protein MTRLTALQGLPYSVARPGYDPSAHGAGIVHIGLGAFHKAHQAVYTDDALAAEGGDWRIIGVSLRSPDPAEELTPQNGLYTVIERDVDGSRARVIGALARALCVRTDAQAVMAALCAPETRIVTITVTEKGYGLDRATGGIDHSHPAIIADLATPDAPQGLAGLLVRALALRHAAGVPPFTVLSCDNLPDNGALTRSLLIDMARQVAPDLVDHIATGVAFPGSMVDRITPARTPATLALAQEVTCHEDHAAIEAESFRQWVIDDHFPTGRPAWQAGGALFVPEVRPFELMKLRMLNGAHSMLAYAGFLSGHRYVRDVMADSALAGLVERHLRAAAGTLDPLPGVDLDGYAQALSRRFANPHLGHETYQIAMDGTEKLPQRILAPAAEALRRGQPLDAFAFASAAWMRYTLGRQDDGTGYALRDPREDDLRAAPEGEDAGALYDRLARLPRLMPDALTAAPDWRAAVVSRLDVMMRQGMPAALIAEAG; from the coding sequence ATGACCCGACTGACCGCGCTTCAAGGCCTGCCCTACAGTGTCGCGCGGCCCGGCTACGATCCGTCGGCGCATGGCGCGGGGATCGTCCACATCGGTCTTGGCGCCTTCCACAAGGCGCATCAGGCGGTCTACACGGATGACGCGCTGGCTGCCGAGGGCGGCGACTGGCGCATCATCGGGGTCAGCCTGCGGAGCCCAGATCCGGCAGAGGAACTGACGCCGCAAAACGGGCTTTACACGGTCATCGAGCGTGACGTGGACGGCAGCCGCGCCCGCGTCATCGGCGCGCTGGCCCGCGCGCTCTGCGTCCGGACCGACGCGCAGGCGGTGATGGCGGCGCTCTGCGCGCCCGAGACCCGGATCGTCACGATCACCGTCACCGAAAAGGGCTACGGCCTCGACCGCGCCACCGGGGGCATCGACCACAGCCACCCCGCCATCATAGCCGATCTCGCCACACCCGATGCCCCACAGGGTCTTGCGGGCCTTCTGGTGCGGGCGCTGGCACTGCGCCACGCGGCGGGCGTGCCGCCCTTCACCGTGCTCAGCTGCGACAACCTGCCGGACAACGGCGCGCTGACCCGCTCGCTGCTGATCGACATGGCGCGGCAGGTGGCGCCCGACCTCGTGGATCACATCGCGACCGGGGTGGCCTTCCCCGGCAGCATGGTCGACCGGATCACCCCCGCGCGCACGCCCGCCACGCTGGCGCTGGCACAGGAGGTGACCTGCCACGAGGACCACGCCGCCATCGAGGCCGAGAGCTTTCGCCAATGGGTGATCGACGACCACTTTCCCACAGGCCGCCCCGCGTGGCAGGCGGGCGGCGCGCTCTTTGTGCCAGAGGTGCGCCCCTTCGAGCTGATGAAGCTGCGGATGCTGAACGGCGCGCATTCGATGCTGGCCTACGCGGGCTTCCTGTCTGGGCACCGCTACGTGCGGGACGTGATGGCGGACTCTGCCCTCGCAGGGCTGGTCGAGCGGCACCTGCGGGCGGCGGCGGGCACGTTGGACCCGCTGCCCGGCGTCGATCTGGACGGCTACGCGCAGGCCCTGTCGCGCCGCTTCGCCAATCCGCATCTGGGGCATGAGACCTACCAGATCGCCATGGACGGGACCGAGAAGCTGCCGCAGCGCATCCTTGCCCCCGCCGCCGAGGCGCTGCGGCGTGGGCAACCGCTGGATGCCTTCGCCTTCGCCAGTGCCGCATGGATGCGCTACACGCTGGGGCGGCAGGATGACGGCACCGGCTACGCCCTGCGCGACCCGCGCGAAGACGACCTGCGCGCCGCCCCCGAAGGCGAGGATGCGGGCGCGCTCTACGACCGTCTGGCGCGGCTTCCGAGACTCATGCCCGATGCCCTGACCGCGGCGCCGGACTGGCGCGCGGCGGTGGTGTCCCGTCTCGATGTCATGATGCGGCAGGGCATGCCCGCCGCCCTCATCGCCGAGGCCGGCTGA
- a CDS encoding Lrp/AsnC family transcriptional regulator has protein sequence MTEARPRKTGSKPIESITFDETDRLILEMLQKDSDTPIQAISHAVGLSANPCWRRIKRMEEAGVIKKRVALVDQARANVPLTVFIGVSTSRHEIDWLNRFHELIDEIPEVVEAYRLTGTVDYILKVVAPDMAAYDTVYKKMIQKLDFSQVNSMISMEELKFTTAIPTTYL, from the coding sequence ATGACAGAAGCCCGCCCTCGCAAAACAGGATCGAAGCCGATCGAGAGCATTACGTTCGACGAGACGGACCGGCTCATCCTCGAAATGCTTCAGAAAGACAGCGACACGCCGATCCAGGCGATTTCCCACGCCGTTGGCCTGTCGGCCAACCCGTGCTGGCGGCGAATCAAGCGAATGGAAGAAGCAGGGGTTATCAAGAAGCGGGTCGCTCTTGTCGATCAGGCCCGCGCGAATGTGCCCCTGACCGTCTTCATCGGCGTCAGCACCTCGCGTCACGAGATCGATTGGCTCAATCGGTTTCACGAACTGATCGATGAAATCCCGGAAGTGGTCGAGGCTTATCGCCTTACCGGTACGGTGGATTACATCCTCAAGGTGGTGGCCCCCGACATGGCGGCCTATGATACGGTCTACAAAAAGATGATCCAAAAGCTCGATTTCAGCCAGGTCAATTCAATGATCTCGATGGAAGAGCTGAAATTCACGACGGCCATTCCGACAACCTATTTGTAA
- a CDS encoding (R)-mandelonitrile lyase, with protein sequence MKITRAGSTPSAPGPEEYFTGTVRIDPMFQAEAPGRTSGAHVTFEAGARTAWHTHPAGQTIIITFGRGRVQREGGPVEEVTAGDVVFFPAEEKHWHGASPGTAMSHIAIQESIDGTPVTWLEKVSDADYNA encoded by the coding sequence ATGAAGATCACCCGAGCAGGCAGCACCCCCTCTGCCCCCGGCCCCGAGGAGTATTTCACCGGGACCGTACGGATCGACCCCATGTTCCAGGCCGAGGCGCCGGGCCGCACCAGCGGCGCCCATGTCACCTTCGAGGCAGGGGCGCGGACAGCGTGGCACACCCATCCGGCCGGACAGACCATCATCATCACCTTCGGTCGCGGCAGGGTCCAGCGCGAGGGCGGCCCGGTCGAAGAGGTCACGGCGGGCGACGTGGTCTTCTTTCCGGCAGAGGAAAAGCACTGGCACGGCGCTTCGCCCGGGACCGCCATGTCGCATATCGCCATTCAGGAAAGCATCGACGGCACGCCGGTGACCTGGCTCGAGAAGGTCTCTGACGCCGACTACAATGCCTGA
- a CDS encoding GntR family transcriptional regulator codes for MRADIRESWSLDPATPITRQISRILRERIIQVDLKPGDRLSESEVARFYDVSRQPVREAFIRLADQGLLAILPQRGTIISRIGYNAVLDARFLREAIEADIAKILAGQQDAAVIRELRAQLDHQAQVGQDTPQDFFGYDDLFHRTLAEAAGKGGAWKQIEGLKSQMDRVRFLSLGQFPQRKLIAQHGAIVDAIERGAVPQANAAVRRHLREVLSELPQIVAANAAYFELPEGALPQPVHAPIQGYAEDGLTSD; via the coding sequence ATGCGGGCCGATATCCGGGAAAGCTGGTCGCTTGATCCTGCAACGCCGATCACGCGGCAGATCTCGCGCATCCTGCGCGAGCGGATCATCCAGGTCGATCTGAAGCCGGGCGACCGCCTGTCCGAATCCGAGGTTGCGCGCTTCTACGACGTCAGCCGCCAGCCCGTGCGCGAGGCCTTCATCCGCCTCGCGGATCAGGGCCTCTTGGCGATCCTGCCCCAGCGCGGCACCATCATCAGCCGGATCGGTTACAATGCCGTGCTCGATGCTCGTTTCCTGCGCGAGGCCATCGAGGCCGATATCGCCAAGATCCTTGCCGGGCAGCAGGATGCCGCTGTGATCCGCGAATTGCGGGCGCAACTGGACCACCAGGCACAGGTGGGGCAGGACACCCCGCAGGATTTCTTCGGCTATGACGACCTGTTTCACCGCACGCTGGCCGAAGCCGCCGGGAAGGGCGGGGCATGGAAGCAGATCGAGGGGCTGAAGTCGCAGATGGACCGGGTGCGCTTTCTGTCGCTGGGCCAGTTCCCGCAGCGCAAGCTGATCGCGCAGCACGGGGCCATCGTCGATGCCATCGAACGGGGCGCGGTGCCGCAGGCCAATGCGGCGGTGCGCCGACACCTGCGAGAGGTCCTGTCGGAGCTTCCGCAGATCGTGGCGGCAAACGCCGCCTATTTCGAACTGCCGGAGGGGGCGCTTCCGCAGCCGGTCCATGCCCCGATCCAGGGATATGCGGAAGACGGCCTGACTTCAGACTGA
- the uxuA gene encoding mannonate dehydratase: MKQTWRWFGPKDLVSTDDVAQAGAEGIVSALHHVPTGAVWTPEEIAQRQAEIAHMTDGSPSGLDWAVVESLPVSEDIKKQQGAWREHIANYKTSLRNLAGAGIEVICYNFMPVLDWTRTDLAWRLKSGASCMRFDLVDFATFDLHILARPGATEDYDEALRDEAARRFAAMDGAAREALAGNVVFGLPGAAERFSLEDVRAHLAEYAVMSEDTLRSHLIDFLSEVAPVAQELGLRLCCHPDDPPFPLLGLPRIMSTEAQYAKVMQAVDIPANGITLCSGSLGARPDNDLPGMMQRLGDRVHFLHLRNVKRESDGIRGSFYEAEHLGGDTDMVALVEAVLVEEARRRKTGRADWSIPFRPDHGQDILDDLGRRTQPGYPSIGRLKGLAELRGIIAALSPRVSA, encoded by the coding sequence ATGAAACAGACCTGGCGCTGGTTTGGACCCAAAGATCTGGTTTCGACGGATGACGTGGCACAGGCGGGCGCCGAGGGCATCGTTTCCGCGCTGCACCACGTGCCGACCGGCGCGGTCTGGACACCCGAAGAGATCGCGCAGCGGCAGGCCGAGATCGCGCATATGACCGACGGCAGTCCCTCGGGGCTTGACTGGGCCGTGGTCGAAAGCCTGCCCGTCTCCGAGGACATCAAGAAGCAGCAGGGCGCGTGGCGCGAACACATCGCCAACTACAAGACCAGCCTGCGCAACCTCGCCGGGGCGGGGATCGAGGTGATCTGCTACAACTTCATGCCGGTGCTGGACTGGACCCGCACCGACCTTGCCTGGCGGCTGAAGAGCGGCGCCAGCTGCATGCGCTTCGACCTCGTGGATTTCGCCACCTTCGACCTGCACATCCTCGCCCGCCCCGGCGCGACGGAGGATTACGACGAGGCCCTGCGCGACGAGGCCGCCCGCCGCTTCGCCGCCATGGATGGGGCCGCGCGCGAGGCGCTGGCCGGCAATGTCGTCTTCGGCCTGCCCGGCGCGGCGGAACGCTTCTCTCTGGAAGACGTGCGCGCCCATCTGGCCGAATACGCCGTCATGTCAGAGGACACCCTGCGCAGCCACCTGATCGACTTCCTGTCAGAGGTCGCGCCGGTCGCGCAGGAACTGGGGCTGCGCCTGTGCTGCCACCCGGACGATCCGCCCTTCCCGCTGTTGGGCCTGCCGCGCATCATGTCAACCGAGGCGCAATACGCCAAGGTCATGCAGGCGGTGGACATCCCCGCCAACGGCATCACGCTTTGCTCCGGCTCTCTGGGCGCGCGGCCTGACAACGACCTGCCGGGCATGATGCAGCGGCTGGGCGACCGCGTGCACTTCCTGCACCTGCGCAACGTGAAGCGCGAAAGCGACGGCATCCGCGGATCGTTCTACGAGGCCGAGCATCTGGGCGGCGACACCGACATGGTGGCGCTGGTCGAGGCGGTGCTGGTCGAAGAGGCACGCCGCCGCAAGACGGGCCGGGCCGACTGGTCGATCCCCTTCAGGCCCGATCACGGGCAGGACATCCTCGACGATCTCGGGCGCCGCACGCAGCCGGGATATCCGTCGATCGGGCGGCTCAAGGGGCTTGCGGAACTGCGCGGCATCATCGCCGCCCTGTCGCCGCGCGTGTCCGCATGA
- a CDS encoding VOC family protein, with product MTHPVKGIDHCFALVDDLDAAAAQYAALGFTLSPRGIHSAAKGTANYTIMFPEDYFELLGVLQPTELNAPRREMLATMGQGLHAIACRIDNAEQAAEALTELGIATQGLGSFSRPVPLPDGTEGIASFSTVSFTPDEVPLGMVFMCQHKTRDTVWVPDLLDHANTACGLDAILAVSDTPEADAQRLARLWADGTVSAEDGLVRIDTGPSSAPLLLCTTARMATLFPGVDLSGTAKGAFTAMRVKVRDLQAVKACLTAGNVRFCETGAGLAVGPEFSAGVLLEFVPA from the coding sequence ATGACCCACCCCGTCAAAGGCATCGACCATTGCTTTGCCCTCGTCGACGATCTTGACGCCGCTGCGGCACAATATGCGGCACTTGGCTTCACACTCTCGCCGCGCGGCATCCATTCCGCCGCCAAGGGTACCGCCAATTACACCATCATGTTTCCCGAGGATTACTTCGAGCTTCTGGGCGTCCTGCAACCGACCGAACTGAATGCACCCCGTCGCGAAATGCTGGCGACCATGGGCCAGGGCCTTCACGCCATCGCCTGCCGGATCGACAACGCCGAGCAGGCTGCCGAGGCGCTGACCGAGCTTGGTATCGCGACACAGGGCCTGGGCAGCTTTTCGCGCCCCGTCCCCCTGCCCGACGGGACAGAGGGGATCGCGTCATTTTCCACGGTCAGCTTCACCCCGGACGAGGTGCCGCTTGGCATGGTCTTCATGTGTCAGCACAAGACCCGCGACACCGTCTGGGTGCCGGACCTTCTGGACCATGCGAATACCGCCTGCGGTCTCGACGCGATCCTTGCGGTCTCCGACACACCCGAAGCGGACGCGCAGCGCCTTGCCCGGCTCTGGGCCGACGGCACGGTCAGCGCCGAAGACGGGCTGGTCAGGATTGACACGGGGCCGAGCTCCGCGCCGCTTCTCCTGTGCACAACTGCCCGGATGGCAACCCTTTTCCCGGGCGTCGATCTATCGGGAACCGCGAAGGGCGCCTTCACCGCAATGCGCGTCAAGGTACGCGATCTTCAGGCGGTGAAGGCCTGCCTGACAGCCGGGAACGTCCGCTTTTGCGAGACCGGCGCAGGTCTCGCCGTCGGGCCGGAGTTTTCGGCGGGTGTTCTTCTGGAGTTCGTGCCCGCATGA